A stretch of DNA from Oryzomicrobium terrae:
GGCCGCCACCCGGCTGCTCTTCATGGAAAAGCTGGATGTGGACGAGGACGTGGCCAACGTGCTGATCGAGGAAGGCTTCTCCTCCCTCGAAGAAGTGGCTTATGTGCCCTTGGCCGAAATGCTCGAAATCGAAGCCTTCGACGAAGCTTCGGTGCACGAGCTGCGGGAGCGTGCCCGCAACATCCTGCTCACCGAGGCCATCGTCACCGAAGAGCAGCTGGAGCAGGTCTCCGACGATCTGCTGTCCCTCGATGGCATGGACAAGCAACTGGCGGCCAAACTCGCCCAGAACGGTGTGAAGGCGCGCGATGACCTGGCTGACCTGGCCATCGACGAACTCACCGATATGACCGGCATCGATCCGGAACGGGCCAAGGCTCTCATCACTACGGCCCGGGCCCACTGGTTCGAGTAAGCACGGAGGACAGTAAAGAATGGCGCAAACGAGCGTAGACCAGTTTGCCAGCGAGCTGAAAATGCCCGCAGCGGTGCTGCTCGAACAGTTGAAGAAGGCCGGTGTTGAGAAGCATGCGGCAGGTGACTTGCTCTCCGAGCAGGACAAGAACCGGCTGCTTGATTATCTGCGGCGGTCCCATGGGGACGCCGACAAGACCAAGATCACCCTGACCCGTAAGCAGACCTCCGAAATCAAGGCTCAGGACTCCCACGGCAAGACGCGGACGGTCCAGGTCGAAGTACGCAAGAAGCGCGTACTGGTAAAGCGCGATGCCAACGATACGGCGGTTGAATTGCCCTCTGGTGAAGCAGAGGCTGCGCTGGTCGAGGTGGCCGAGACTCCCGTGCCTCAAGAGGTGGTTGCCCCTCAGGCCCACGAAGCGGTGGTGGAAGAGGTCGTTGCTGCTCCCGAGCCTGTTGCGGCTCCGGTAGCAGAACCGGAACCGGAACCCGTTGTTGAGCCGGAACCGGTAGTGGCCGTTGAGCCGGAACCCGAGCCGAAGCCGGCTCCGGAACCCAAGGCTGAGCCGGTCGCTGCGCAGAAAGATGCCGAGCCGGCTGCTTCTGCTCCCGCTCCCGCGGCTAAGGCAACCGTGACGGTACGCAAGAAGCCGATCCTCGACGAGGCGGAAGTCCGCCTGCGTGAGGAAGAGGCGCGCCGTGCCGCGACCCTGGCCGAAATTCAGGCCCGCGAATTCCGTGAAAAGCAGGAGCGGGAAGCCGAGTTGGCCCGCATGCGCAAGCAGGCGGAAGAAAAGGCGGCCGCCCTGAAGGTTGCCGAGGCCGCCAAGCAGGCTGCTGCCGCCCAGACCAAGGCGGCTCCGGAAGAGGCGCCCAAGGCCCGTGACGACAAGTCCGCTGCCCGTACCCCCGGTCGTCCTGGTGAAAACCGGGATCGCCGTGCCGGCGAGGCGCCGGGCAAGGGGCGTCCCGGTGTCAAAACCCGCGGTGCCGGGCCGACTTCCGGCTGGAAAGATCCGCGTGGCGGCGGTGGTCGCCGCGGCCGTGGTGATCGCCATTCCAGCGAAGAATCCCACTCGTTCCAGGCGCCGACCGAGCCGGTGGTGCGTGAGGTGCATGTTCCCGAAACCATCACCGTGGCCGATCTTGCACACAAGATGGCGGTGAAGGCGACCGAAGTGATCAAGGTGCTCATGAAGATGGGCTCCATGGTCACCATCAACCAGGTGCTAGACCAGGAAACGGCGATGATCATCGTCGAAGAAATGGGTCACAAGGCATTGGCAGCCAAGCTCGACGACCCGGAAGCCTTCCTTGAAGGTACCGAGGCTCCCGAAGCACCGGTGTTGCCGCGTCCCCCGGTTGTGACGGTGATGGGCCACGTGGACCACGGCAAGACCTCGCTGCTCGACTACATCCGTCGTGCCAAGGTGGCTGCCGGCGAAGCGGGCGGCATTACCCAGCATATCGGTGCCTACCATGTGGAAACCGAGCGCGGTGTGATCACCTTCCTCGACACCCCGGGTCACGAGGCCTTTACGGCCATGCGTGCCCGCGGCGCCAAGGCGACCGACATCGTCATTCTGGTGGTGGCTGCCGATGACGGCGTGATGCCCCAGACAAAGGAAGCGATCCACCACGCCAAGGCCGCCAACGTGCCCATCGTGGTAGCGATCAACAAGATCGACAAACCCGAAGCCAATCCGGACCGGGTGACCCAGGAGCTGATCGCCGAAGGCGTGGTGCCCGAGAGCTACGGCGGCGATTCGCCGTTCATTCCGGTTTCCGCCAAGAAGGGTACCGGCATCGACGAACTGCTCGAACAGGTGCTGCTGCAGGCCGAAGTGCTGGAACTGACAGCCCAACACGACACCCACGCCAAGGGCATCATCATCGAAGCCCGCCTCGACAAGGGGAAGGGCCCGGTGGCCACCATGCTGGTTCAATCCGGTACCCTCAAGCGTGGCGATGTGCTGTTGGCTGGCCAGACCTTTGGTCGCATCCGCGCCATGCTCGACGAGAATGGCAAGCCGATCCAGGAAGCCGGCCCGTCGATCCCGGTGGAAATCCAGGGCCTCTCCGACGTGCCGTCCGCAGGCGACGAAGCGATGGTCATCGCCGACGAGAAAAAGGCACGGGAAATCGCCCTGTTCCGTCAAGGCAAGTTCCGCGAGGTCAAGCTGGCCAAGCAGCAGGCTGCCAAGCTGGAATCTATGTTCGAGCAGATGGCCGAGGGCGAGGTCAAGTCCCTGCCCCTGATCATCAAGGCGGACGTACAGGGTTCTCAGGAAGCACTGGTTCAGTCGCTGAACAAGCTGTCCACCGACGAGGTCAAGGTGCAGGTGATCCACGCCGCTGTGGGTGCCATCTCCGAAACCGACGTCAACCTGGCTTCCGCCTCCAAGGCAGTGATCATCGGCTTCAATACTCGTGCCGATGCCAATGCCCGCAAGGCTGCCGAGAACTTCGGTGTGGATATCCGCTACTACACCATCATCTACGAGGCTGTGGATGAGGTGAAGGCTGCCCTTTCCGGCATGTTGTCGCCGGAAAAGAAGGAGCAGATCATCGGCCAGGTGGAAATCCGCCAGGTGTTCGTGGCCTCCAAGATCGGCACCATTGCCGGCTGCTACGTGCTCGAAGGTGTGGTGCGTCGCAACTCCCGCGTCCGCGTCCTGCGCAACAACGTGGTGGTCCACGACGGCGAACTGGAATCCCTGAAACGCTTCAAGGATGACGTCAAGGAAGTGAAGTCGAACTACGAGTGCGGTATTCAGTTCAAGAACTTCAACGACATCAAAGAAGGCGATCAGCTCGAAGTCTACGAAATCCTCGAGGTCGCCCGGACGCTGTAACCGGAGCACGACCGCGAGGCGCGGGGAGAAGGGGGTAACCCCTTCGACCCGCGCCTTTTTCATTGGCACGGCGCCAGGCGCCGCGCCTGTCTGGAAGGAAACGCCATGAAAAGCTTTAGCCGGGCGGATCGCGTCGTCGAACAAATCCGCCGTGAACTCGCCGAGTTGCTGCATAGCGAGGTCAAGGACCCGCGCATCGGCATGATCACCCTGACCGCCGTGGAAATCTCACCGGATTACGCTCACGCCAAGGTGTTCTTCACCACCATGCTGGGGGCCGAGCGGGTACCGGAAATCCTCGTCGGCCTGAAAAAAGCTTCCGGGTTCCTGCGCCGAGAGATCGGCCGCCGGGTGCGCATTCACACCACGCCGGAACTGCACTTCGTCTACGACGATTCCATCGACCGGGGCGCCAATCTCTCCAAGCTGATCGACGAGGCCGTGGCCGTTACCCGCGAATCCGAAGCGCGTGACGGTGCGCACAACGACGAAGGACAGGGCTAAGTGCAGAAAAAGCGTTGGCAGCGGGTCGACGGGGTGTTGTTGCTCGATAAGCCCCAGGGGCTTTCTTCGAATACGGCACTCCAGCAAGCACGCCGCCTGGTGTCGGCGGCAAAGGCGGGTCATACCGGTACGCTGGATCCTATGGCCACTGGCTTGCTGCCCCTCTGCTTTGGCGAAGCGACCAAGTTCTCCGCCGACCTGCTTGACGCAGACAAGACCTACGAAGCCGAGGTCTGTTTCGGCGCCACTACCGATACCGGCGATGCGGAAGGCGAGGTGCGCGAGCAACGCCCGGTGACCGTCGGCGAAGCTGATCTTGTTGCGCTATTGCCGCGCTTTACCGGGTCCATCACCCAGGTTCCTCCCATGTATTCGGCCCTCAAGCGCGATGGCAAGCCTCTCTACGAGCTGGCCCGCCAGGGGGTGGAGGTCGAGCGCCAGCCGCGGGCCGTGACCATACATGCACTGGAATTGCTCGGGGTCGATGTCGATAGTCGTGGCATGCTCACGCGGGCCCGCCTAGCGGTCACCTGCAGCAAGGGCACCTACATCCGCGTCTTGGCCGAGGACATCGGTGCGGCCTTGGGCTGTGGTGCGCATCTGACTGCCCTGCGCCGTACCCGTGTTGGCAGCTTGAGCTTGGCTGATGCCTTGACCCTGTCAGAGCTGGAATCCGTGGTGGAAACCGAGCGTGTCGGACGCCTGGCGCCGGTCGACGCGCTGCTGTCCACGTTGCCGCGCATCGATCTGACCGCGGAACAGCAGGGGCCAATCAGTCACGGCAATCCGGTGCGGCGCGCAGCCATTGGGGATATCGGCAAGGTACGGATTTACGCGGACAACGTGCTCTTGGGGGTAGGTGAACAAGGGGCCGATGGCTGGTTGCGCCCCAAGCGCTTGGTGCAAGCCCAAGAATGTGGTGGCACTTCTTGATGCTGCCGACTTGCGATTGTAATCAGGGCCGAGGGCCCGTATAATATCGCGCTCTTCATGTCGCCTTGCGGGGTGAAGGTCGTTCGGGGTGCCGGCTCTCTCAAACCGGGGTGGCGCCATAGTCCGAGTCTGAGGTTTGACGATAGAAAGGTAACAACATGGCTGTCTCCACCGAACAAAAGGCCAAGATCGTTGGCGATTTCCAGCGCGTCGCTGGCGATACCGGTTCCTCCGAAGTGCAGATCGCGCTGCTGACCGCGCGTATCAACGACCTGACCGGTCACTTCAAGATCAACGCCAAGGATCACCACTCCCGTCGCGGCCTGCTGCGCATGGTTTCCCGTCGCCGCAAGCTGCTGGACTACCTGAAGCGCACCGATGTGGAGAAGTATCGCTCCGTGATCGAACGCCTGGGCCTGCGCAAGTAATCTGTTTCTTCAGGATTTGCGCACCAGTGAAAAAAGCGGGCGGCCCTCTGGGCCGTGCCGCTTTTTTTATTTTTATCCCGTTGTTTTTAGGTGCTTCAGCCGACGGTTGGCGAAGTGACTTCAGGGTAAAATCCGGCCTGCACCAAGACGATATAACTGCTGAAAAAAACTGTAAAAGCGAGAAAGGAAAGTTTCGTGTTCAACATTGCTAAGCAAACTTTTGCCTACGGCACCCATCAGGTGACCATCGAGACCGGCGAAATCGCCCGTCAAGCCTCCGGTGCCGTCATGGTGTCTATGGACGACACCGTCGTCCTCGTCTCTGTTGTCGCTGCCAAGGATGCTAAACCCGGCCAGGATTTCTTCCCCCTGACCGTCGATTACCAAGAAAAGTCCTACGCTGCCGGCAAGATCCCCGGCGGCTTCTTCAAGCGTGAAGGCCGTCCCTCCGAAAAGGAAATCCTCACCTCGCGCTTGATCGACCGCCCGATCCGCCCGCTGTTCCCCGAAGGCTTCTACAACGAAGTCCAGGTCGTGGCCACGGTCATGTCTCTGAATCCGGAAGTGGATGCGGACATCCCCGCGATGATCGGTGCCTCCGCCGCCCTGTCCATCGCCGGTATTCCCTTCCAGGGGCCGATCGGTGCTGCCCGCGTCGGTTACATCGACGGTCAGTACGTGCTCTGCGCCAATGCTTCGGAGATGAAAAACTCCAAGCTGGACCTGGTGGTTGCCGGTACCGAGACCGCTGTGCTGATGGTGGAATCCGAAGCTCAGGAACTGTCCGAAGAAGTCATGCTTGGCGCCGTGGTGTTCGGCCATGAGCAAATGCAGGCCGCCATCAATGCCATCAACGCCCTGGTTGAAGAAGCCGGTAAGCCCGAGTGGAACTGGCAGGCGCCGGCCCGCGACGAAGTCCTCGTTGCCAAGCTGGAAGGCGTGATCAAGGCCAAGCTGGAAGAAGCCTATAGCATCACCAGCAAGCAGACCCGCAGCCAACGTGTCAAGGAGCTGAAGGCCGAGGCCATCGCTGCTCTGTGTGAAGGCGAGGGCGCTGCCGACGAAGGTGTCGTGGCCGACCTGTTCTTCGCGCTGGAAGCGTCCATCGTGCGTGGCCGCATCCTGGCTGGTCAGCCCCGTATCGACGGCCGCGATACCCGTACCGTGCGTCCGATCTCCGTGCGTAACAGCGTGCTGCCCCGTACCCACGGTTCCGCCCTGTTCACCCGTGGCGAAACCCAGGCCCTGGTGGTGGCGACCCTCGGCACTGGCCGCGACGAGCAGATCATCGACGCCCTGGCCGGTGAGTACCGCGACCGCTTCATGATGCACTACAACATGCCCCCGTACGCCACCGGCGAAACCGGTCGCGTCGGCAGCCCGAAGCGCCGTGAAATCGGCCACGGCCGCCTGGCCAAGCGCGCCCTGCTGGCCGTGCTGCCGCCGGCGGACGAGTTCGGCTATTCCCTGCGTGTGGTGTCCGAGATCACCGAATCCAACGGCTCTTCTTCCATGGCCTCCGTGTGTGGCGGCTGCCTGGCGCTGATGGACGCTGGTGTGCCCCTCAAGGCCCATGTGGCCGGCATCGCCATGGGTCTGATCAAGGAAGGCAACCGCTTCGCTGTGCTGTCCGACATCCTGGGTGACGAAGATCACCTCGGCGACATGGACTTCAAGGTGGCCGGTACCGACAACGGCGTGACCGCCCTGCAGATGGACATCAAGATCACCGGCATCACCAAGGAGATCATGCAGGTCGCTCTGGCCCAGGCCAAAGAAGGCCGGATGCACATCCTCGGCATCATGAAGGGGGCTGTCGAAGGTCACCGTACCGAGATGTCCGAGTTTGCTCCGCGCCTCTACACCATGAAGATCAATCCGGAGAAGATCCGCGACGTGATCGGCAAGGGCGGCGCCGTGATCCGCGCCATCACTGAAGAAACCGGTACCACCATCGACATCCAGGATGACGGCACCATCACTATCGCCTCCGTCAATGGTGAGGCGGCCCAGGCTGCCAAGAAGCGCATTGAGGACATCACCGCCGAGGTGGAAGTCGGTGCCATCTACGAAGGCACCGTGCTGAAGATTCTCGACTTCGGTGCCATCGTCAGCGTGTTGCCGGGCAAGGATGGTCTGCTGCACATCTCCCAGATCGCCAACGAACGCGTCAATGCCGTGACCGACTACCTCAAGGAAGGTCAGCAAGTGCGCGTCAAGGTACTGGAAACCGACGAGAAGGGCCGTATCCGTCTGTCCATGAAGGCTGTGGCTGCGGAAGAGGGTGCTGCCCAGTAGCAACCGCAGCAGTAAGGGCGGTTACCTTGAAAAAGGCACCTGCGGGTGCCTTTTTTTATTGTTGTCCTGGGCGGGTCGTGCCAACGAAATGAAATGCCAACAAAAAACGGGCAGCCCCGGTAGGGCTGCCCGTTTTTTGGTTGAGGCGCGGAAAAAGGGGGCTTACTTGGCGACCTGCTTTTCCTTGATCTCTTCCAGGGTCTTGCAATCGATGCACAGCGTGGCAGTAGGGCGGGCTTCCAGGCGCTTCAGCCCGATTTCCACGCCGCAGTTGTCGCAGTAGCCGTAATCGCCGCTGTTGATGCGGTTCACCGTCTCATCGATCTTCTTGATCAGCTTGCGTTCCCGATCCCGGTTACGCAGTTCCAGGGCCATATCGGTTTCCTGGCTGGCGCGATCGTTAGGGTCGGCGAAGACCGTGGCTTCATCTTGCATGGTGTGTACCGTGCGCTCGATGTCTTCCACGAGTTCTTGTTTGAGCGTCTCGAGCATCTTGCGGAAATGCTCAAGCTGCTTGGAGTTCATGTACTCCTCGCCCTTCTTCGGTACGTAGGGCGGGAATTGTTTATGCAGCAGATCTTGGGCCATGATCGAAGACCGTCGTTGGTAAAAAAGTACGCTTTAATAGCATATTGGAAAGTATGCCGCAAGTTTGTCGTGAGAGGTGAAGTTTTCCAGTGTGCGGCCGTACAGCTAAAAAGTGAACAAAAGTTGTAGAAATCTATTGACCGCAGTAGGGGGGCTCTCTATAATTCGCGGCTCTCGGGGTGTAGCGCAGCCTGGTAGCGCATCTGCTTTGGGAGCAGAGGGTCGCGAGTTCGAATCCCGCCGCCCCGACCAGGTATTCCCCGTGCCCTGCAAGGCGCCTGTAGCTCAACTGGATAGAGCAACGGCCTTCTAAGCCGTAGGTTGTGAGTTCGAGCCTCGCCGGGCGCGCCAAGTTTCAATGGCGGCATTAGCTCAGTTGGTAGAGCACTGGATTGTGATTCCAGGTGTCACCGGTTCGATCCCGGTATGTCGCCCCAGTATTTGAGCGGGTTAGGATGTAGATACGCGAAGTCGCGGTGTTCTACAAAATTCAGCCCGTTCTACAAAAAAGGCCAGCCTTCGGGCTGGCCTTTTTTTATTTCACCGGCGCGACTTTCAACCCTCGGCGCTTTCTTCGGTAGTGCTCAGTCATACCTTCCGTGGTGTGGCCGAGAAGAAGTTGTGCCTTTTTGAGCGATTCTATGTCGCTCGCGGCTTTTGCTCGTAAATCTCTAAATTGGATCGCCCGAATACGCTCTGCCATTGGGGCATTGTCTGCTGCTTTTGCTGCAGCCTCTCTTGCTTTGTCGAAGCGATAACGTAACGCATGCTTTCCCATGGGTTGCCCCTTTTCGTTGCAAACCAGCGCCAGCGATCGCACACCCTTGATAGTTGCCTTCCTCGCCTTGATTCGGTCGATCAATTCGGCGAGTGCACCTACAACCTCAACCCGAAGCTTGGCCCCGGTTTTGTCTTGTTCTAGCTCGATCGTTCCATTCCGGATGTCCGTCTCCATGATCTGGCGGAGGTCGCTCGGACGCTGTGCGGTCAAATAGGCAAGATCAATGGCCTCCTGGAGCGGTTCGTCAGCATGGACCAGGATTAGGGCGAGTTCGTCGTCTTCGACGTAGATATCCCGCCCTTTTTCCTTATGGCGCTTGATACCGACAGTGGGATTGAGAGCCTTCGTTATTCCTCGATCACGGGCCCAATTCCAGGCGGCAGAAAGCCAGGCAATTTCCCGGTTCGCTCTGGCATGGCCTTCTCGACCAGTTGATGCCAGCGGCGGCTTCCCTTCTTTCGCACGCGCGGAATTCTTCTCCTGTTTTTCCTTTACAGCTTCGGATACGCGCCAGTCCAGGTATTGCCGGATATGCACGGGATCAACCTGGTCAAGTGGCGCTGGGGGCTCTCCAAAGAATTTTAGGAGAGGGGGCAGGGCGTAACGGATGTCGTCAACCGTTCCTTTCGGGCGGCCTGGCGCTGTTTCAGTGCTCCATCGTTTCAGCAATTCAGGCACGGTCACTGCCGGGCCTTTGGCTGTTTCCACT
This window harbors:
- the rbfA gene encoding 30S ribosome-binding factor RbfA; this encodes MKSFSRADRVVEQIRRELAELLHSEVKDPRIGMITLTAVEISPDYAHAKVFFTTMLGAERVPEILVGLKKASGFLRREIGRRVRIHTTPELHFVYDDSIDRGANLSKLIDEAVAVTRESEARDGAHNDEGQG
- the infB gene encoding translation initiation factor IF-2, with the protein product MAQTSVDQFASELKMPAAVLLEQLKKAGVEKHAAGDLLSEQDKNRLLDYLRRSHGDADKTKITLTRKQTSEIKAQDSHGKTRTVQVEVRKKRVLVKRDANDTAVELPSGEAEAALVEVAETPVPQEVVAPQAHEAVVEEVVAAPEPVAAPVAEPEPEPVVEPEPVVAVEPEPEPKPAPEPKAEPVAAQKDAEPAASAPAPAAKATVTVRKKPILDEAEVRLREEEARRAATLAEIQAREFREKQEREAELARMRKQAEEKAAALKVAEAAKQAAAAQTKAAPEEAPKARDDKSAARTPGRPGENRDRRAGEAPGKGRPGVKTRGAGPTSGWKDPRGGGGRRGRGDRHSSEESHSFQAPTEPVVREVHVPETITVADLAHKMAVKATEVIKVLMKMGSMVTINQVLDQETAMIIVEEMGHKALAAKLDDPEAFLEGTEAPEAPVLPRPPVVTVMGHVDHGKTSLLDYIRRAKVAAGEAGGITQHIGAYHVETERGVITFLDTPGHEAFTAMRARGAKATDIVILVVAADDGVMPQTKEAIHHAKAANVPIVVAINKIDKPEANPDRVTQELIAEGVVPESYGGDSPFIPVSAKKGTGIDELLEQVLLQAEVLELTAQHDTHAKGIIIEARLDKGKGPVATMLVQSGTLKRGDVLLAGQTFGRIRAMLDENGKPIQEAGPSIPVEIQGLSDVPSAGDEAMVIADEKKAREIALFRQGKFREVKLAKQQAAKLESMFEQMAEGEVKSLPLIIKADVQGSQEALVQSLNKLSTDEVKVQVIHAAVGAISETDVNLASASKAVIIGFNTRADANARKAAENFGVDIRYYTIIYEAVDEVKAALSGMLSPEKKEQIIGQVEIRQVFVASKIGTIAGCYVLEGVVRRNSRVRVLRNNVVVHDGELESLKRFKDDVKEVKSNYECGIQFKNFNDIKEGDQLEVYEILEVARTL
- the pnp gene encoding polyribonucleotide nucleotidyltransferase gives rise to the protein MFNIAKQTFAYGTHQVTIETGEIARQASGAVMVSMDDTVVLVSVVAAKDAKPGQDFFPLTVDYQEKSYAAGKIPGGFFKREGRPSEKEILTSRLIDRPIRPLFPEGFYNEVQVVATVMSLNPEVDADIPAMIGASAALSIAGIPFQGPIGAARVGYIDGQYVLCANASEMKNSKLDLVVAGTETAVLMVESEAQELSEEVMLGAVVFGHEQMQAAINAINALVEEAGKPEWNWQAPARDEVLVAKLEGVIKAKLEEAYSITSKQTRSQRVKELKAEAIAALCEGEGAADEGVVADLFFALEASIVRGRILAGQPRIDGRDTRTVRPISVRNSVLPRTHGSALFTRGETQALVVATLGTGRDEQIIDALAGEYRDRFMMHYNMPPYATGETGRVGSPKRREIGHGRLAKRALLAVLPPADEFGYSLRVVSEITESNGSSSMASVCGGCLALMDAGVPLKAHVAGIAMGLIKEGNRFAVLSDILGDEDHLGDMDFKVAGTDNGVTALQMDIKITGITKEIMQVALAQAKEGRMHILGIMKGAVEGHRTEMSEFAPRLYTMKINPEKIRDVIGKGGAVIRAITEETGTTIDIQDDGTITIASVNGEAAQAAKKRIEDITAEVEVGAIYEGTVLKILDFGAIVSVLPGKDGLLHISQIANERVNAVTDYLKEGQQVRVKVLETDEKGRIRLSMKAVAAEEGAAQ
- the rpsO gene encoding 30S ribosomal protein S15, with amino-acid sequence MAVSTEQKAKIVGDFQRVAGDTGSSEVQIALLTARINDLTGHFKINAKDHHSRRGLLRMVSRRRKLLDYLKRTDVEKYRSVIERLGLRK
- the truB gene encoding tRNA pseudouridine(55) synthase TruB produces the protein MQKKRWQRVDGVLLLDKPQGLSSNTALQQARRLVSAAKAGHTGTLDPMATGLLPLCFGEATKFSADLLDADKTYEAEVCFGATTDTGDAEGEVREQRPVTVGEADLVALLPRFTGSITQVPPMYSALKRDGKPLYELARQGVEVERQPRAVTIHALELLGVDVDSRGMLTRARLAVTCSKGTYIRVLAEDIGAALGCGAHLTALRRTRVGSLSLADALTLSELESVVETERVGRLAPVDALLSTLPRIDLTAEQQGPISHGNPVRRAAIGDIGKVRIYADNVLLGVGEQGADGWLRPKRLVQAQECGGTS
- a CDS encoding tyrosine-type recombinase/integrase, producing MGRKPTVNLHLPPGMRIKKGAKGKTWFYLDHGQGQDGKRRWGPLGSDFYEALRSYASKVETAKGPAVTVPELLKRWSTETAPGRPKGTVDDIRYALPPLLKFFGEPPAPLDQVDPVHIRQYLDWRVSEAVKEKQEKNSARAKEGKPPLASTGREGHARANREIAWLSAAWNWARDRGITKALNPTVGIKRHKEKGRDIYVEDDELALILVHADEPLQEAIDLAYLTAQRPSDLRQIMETDIRNGTIELEQDKTGAKLRVEVVGALAELIDRIKARKATIKGVRSLALVCNEKGQPMGKHALRYRFDKAREAAAKAADNAPMAERIRAIQFRDLRAKAASDIESLKKAQLLLGHTTEGMTEHYRRKRRGLKVAPVK
- the dksA gene encoding RNA polymerase-binding protein DksA; this encodes MAQDLLHKQFPPYVPKKGEEYMNSKQLEHFRKMLETLKQELVEDIERTVHTMQDEATVFADPNDRASQETDMALELRNRDRERKLIKKIDETVNRINSGDYGYCDNCGVEIGLKRLEARPTATLCIDCKTLEEIKEKQVAK